A genomic segment from Conger conger chromosome 2, fConCon1.1, whole genome shotgun sequence encodes:
- the LOC133122192 gene encoding protein HEXIM1-like, producing the protein MSEPGDQKTHHTKTSHTTSGGSSSVLEHPAANENGETDRDDRGRCRDGQQADGNTVTMKQIQGEQLEVCPGLVARDAHPMCPAATQPCQESAADGAGEDGLVAHGNSGDRPREETLSQVQGESGSHIKRLNSGCQGGRIQPLSDARLGKKKHRRRPSKKKRRWKPYFKLSWEEKKALDERETARASRMRAEMFAKGLPVAPYNTTQFLMEEHDREEPDLNTELGGKRILGACRSEDTASEEECFEPEEEEDGSGGGSDGMGRPGNAGGEFLQRDFSETYEKYHVESLQNMTKAELVREYLELEKCMSRLEEENNRLRCNGRCPDISAESPVAQSDASRLRELEVELERLRAQNSELRLQNQLYRERGQTVSNVGSSYGQTQRESE; encoded by the coding sequence ATGTCAGAACCAGGCGATCAGAAGACCCATCATACGAAAACTTCTCATACCACTTCAGGTGGGAGCTCTTCAGTTTTGGAGCATCCTGCAGCCAATGAGAATGGTGAAACTGATCGTGACGATAGGGGGCGATGCAGAGATGGCCAGCAAGCAGACGGCAACACTGTCACTATGAAGCAAATACAAGGAGAGCAGCTGGAGGTGTGTCCAGGACTTGTGGCTCGAGACGCACACCCCATGTGTCCGGCAGCCACACAACCGTGCCAGGAGTCCGCTGCTGATGGAGCAGGGGAGGACGGGCTTGTCGCTCACGGTAATAGTGGAGATCGACCGAGAGAAGAGACCCTGAGTCAGGTGCAGGGCGAGAGTGGTAGCCACATTAAGAGGCTGAACTCCGGTTGCCAGGGCGGTAGGATTCAGCCTTTGTCTGATGCACGATTAGGCAAGAAAAAACATCGCCGACGACCATCCAAGAAGAAGAGGCGTTGGAAGCCCTATTTCAAACTGTCGTGGGAGGAGAAGAAGGCCCTGGATGAACGTGAAACTGCACGGGCATCCCGTATGCGAGCTGAGATGTTTGCGAAGGGACTGCCCGTAGCCCCCTACAATACCACGCAGTTTCTAATGGAAGAGCATGACCGTGAGGAACCAGACCTAAACACCGAGCTTGGGGGCAAGCGAATCCTGGGTGCTTGCCGCTCGGAAGATACTGCCAGTGAAGAGGAGTGTTTCGaaccagaggaggaggaggatggcaGCGGTGGTGGCAGTGACGGCATGGGGCGACCAGGGAACGCCGGCGGGGAGTTTCTTCAGAGGGACTTCTCTGAGACCTATGAGAAGTATCATGTAGAGAGCCTCCAGAACATGACCAAGGCAGAGTTGGTGCGGGAATATCTGGAGTTAGAAAAGTGCATGTCGCGCTTAGAGGAGGAGAACAACCGGCTCCGCTGTAATGGGAGATGCCCAGACATCAGTGCTGAAAGCCCGGTAGCTCAGTCTGACGCATCGCGTCTCAGAGAGCTGGAGGTTGAACTCGAAAGACTGAGAGCGCAGAACAGCGAGCTTCGTCTGCAGAACCAGTTGTACAGAGAACGGGGGCAGACCGTCTCTAATGTGGGCAGTTCATATGGACAGACACAACGGGAGAGTGAATAA